The Selenihalanaerobacter shriftii region CTGAAATTAAGATCATTAGTCTTACTAAAGAAGAAAAGGCTAAATTTAGAAAGCTAGCAAAGCCGGTAAAAGAGACTTATATTGATATGGTTGGTGAAGATGGTAAAACTTTCTTAAACTTATTAGACCAAGATATTAAGAAGGCTAAAAAACAATTTAATTAAATTTATACCTTAATTAAGGTATAATATGAAGATGCATTTGCTAAATTTCATTAGATTAATCCATTGTTAAAGTACCTCTATTATCAATATAGTTAGAAATTTAGCAAATGCACTTATATTTTATGTAATTTAATTTGTTTAGAGATATAACTTTATTCAGAAGAGGGGGATATTATTGAAACCTAGCAATTTATTTTTCAAAATAAATAATCTAATAAGAAGTTTTGAAAAATTCATCCTCACTTATGGTATTATTGCCTTAGCAGCACTGACTGTAGGTAATGTTATAAGTAGAAGAGCTTTTAATTACAGTTGGACTTTTACTGAAGAAATATCACAATTCATATTAGTAATTCTGACTTTTATGGGAATTAGTTATGCTATTAGAGTTGGTAGACATATTAGGATGTCAGCTTTTTATGATTTAATGAATGAAACAGCTCAACGAATTATGATGATAATTGTATCACTAGTAACATCATTAATATTATTTTACTTAGCATATCATGCAGGATTATATGTGCTCGAGACCAAACATTTTGGTAGAGTTACTCCTACTTTAATGGTTCCATTTTATTTAATTATAATTTGGGCACCTATAGGTTTATTCTTAGGAGGAGTTCAGTATATATTAACTTTTATTAAGAATATCAAAGGCGATGAAGCATGGTTATCTTATGAAGAAAAGTCTGATTATAAAGACTTTGATGTAGATTTACCTCCAACAGATAATTAATTAGAAAATCATGTAAGAAGGGAAGAAAGGGGAGTGAATTTTTAATGGTTTTAATGATGGTTGCAATTATGATCAGTTTGCTTGTTCTAGGATTTCCAATGTTAGTACCGTTAATTGCTGCTCCAATTGCTGTTTTAGCCAAATATTTTCCTGGAATGGGAATGAAGGTTTTAATTCAACAAATGATTAGTAATGTGAGACTGATGTCTTTAATAGCTATTCCAATGTTTATTTTTGCAGCTGGGATAATGACCAAAGGTGAGACATCTGATAGATTATTAGATTTTGTGACTGACTTTGTTGGACATATTCGGGGAGGGTTAGCTATTACGACTTCAGCTACCTGTACCTTATTTGGTGCAATTTCTGGTTCTACCCAAGCAACAGTTGTTGCTATTGGTGGACCAATGTTACCTAGACTCTTGAAAGCAGGGTATAATAGTTCTTTTGCAATGGGTTTAATTATAAATTCCAGTGATATTGCTTTACTTATACCACCGAGTATAGGAATGATCGTTTATGGGGTTGTTACCGGTACTTCAGTAGGTGAGTTATTTATTGCTGGTATTGGTCCTGGGATACTGATCTTCACTTTATTTTCTTTATTTAATTACTTTTATTCAAAATATTATGATATTCCTGTACTACCTAAAGCGACTAAAGCTCAAAAAATAAAGTCTACTAAAAAAGCTTTACTATGTTTTG contains the following coding sequences:
- a CDS encoding TRAP transporter small permease; protein product: MKPSNLFFKINNLIRSFEKFILTYGIIALAALTVGNVISRRAFNYSWTFTEEISQFILVILTFMGISYAIRVGRHIRMSAFYDLMNETAQRIMMIIVSLVTSLILFYLAYHAGLYVLETKHFGRVTPTLMVPFYLIIIWAPIGLFLGGVQYILTFIKNIKGDEAWLSYEEKSDYKDFDVDLPPTDN
- a CDS encoding TRAP transporter large permease, which gives rise to MVLMMVAIMISLLVLGFPMLVPLIAAPIAVLAKYFPGMGMKVLIQQMISNVRLMSLIAIPMFIFAAGIMTKGETSDRLLDFVTDFVGHIRGGLAITTSATCTLFGAISGSTQATVVAIGGPMLPRLLKAGYNSSFAMGLIINSSDIALLIPPSIGMIVYGVVTGTSVGELFIAGIGPGILIFTLFSLFNYFYSKYYDIPVLPKATKAQKIKSTKKALLCFGFPILIVGGIYSGLFSPNEAAGVSILYAIILEIFIFKSLKFSDIPEIALDTGVITAVVFILIGVGASFSWMITFTRIPNKILPIILGTDPSTFKVLSIITLAYFVGCMFVDNIVVILVMTPVLYPVAMQAGIDPVLLGVIVTLQAAIGSATPPFGCDIFTAIAIFRRPYFEVIKSTPPFIIMLVLSSITIMLFPEVALFLRDIAFGY